Proteins encoded in a region of the Salvelinus fontinalis isolate EN_2023a chromosome 17, ASM2944872v1, whole genome shotgun sequence genome:
- the LOC129814116 gene encoding tenascin-N-like isoform X2, with protein sequence MLRLSEEGITGNCYAMTTRLHWLTRALCLISILCTVTSTYVTEDYSSPAEKEVTFSHVYKIDLAKSPECKLALQTPPSQQDQFSGLQELEGGATLEGENNIVFRHQINLKTPKCDCDESESFTSLLYRVNGLEEEVEHLKSQCSQGCCGGAGGVDTSCSGHGTYQHNTCSCQCNPSWEGPDCSISTCPDECNDNGRCVDGKCVCHAGYTGSDCSQLMCPGACNDKGHCVDGKCVCFSHFTGEDCSEQKCDPDCIHGTCVNGMCICDEGFFGEDCSTVLGPNGLRLVRVTDNSLLVEWEAVKAAEYYILTWHPEGNEAELERVTVPNTETSYLITGLSPGVTYIVQVYAVIKEIQSEGNRIEATTEVSGIDGIRVLGQTEDSIQVDWQNPASPLDHFRLTYANPDGQEEEQNVPMSAEARTTQTIVGLQPGTEYLIRVQGIKGTIEGKAAFATGVTDLDGPTNLLTKEVTEDTATVEWQKVQAEIDGYMISYSSAEGSSGEIPVGADSTSYRLTGLRPGVLYTVYIWAVKGSRVSRKSSTEAETELDFPTNLLTREVTEDTVTVTWDKVQAEIDGYMISYSSAEGSSGEIPVGADSTSYRLTGLRPGVLYTVYIWAVKGSRVSRKSFVDAETDLDAPTNLFTREVTEDTADVWWDRPLADIDGYLISYSSAEGSSGEIPVGADSTSYRLTGLRPGVLYTVYIWAVKGSRVSRKSSTPAETEIDAPKNLKASDVKLNVATLTWTAPLARIDGYILTLRAEDGSLKAVEKNLMAGESSFAMSGLEKGKNYIVTLLAYRGPKRSRVIEITFKTVGVLYPFPMDCTQIKKNGNVASGIYTVYVNSERTKPMEVYCDMDTDGGGWVVFQRRNNGQMDFMKRWRQYMAGFGNMTDEFWLGLDNIYELTNTPTQYELRVDLGVGSEKAYAVYDNFKIAPAKQKFKLTIGEYSGTAGDAMNYHQGRPFSTVDNDNDIALGNCALTHRGAWWYKNCHLANLNGKFGDNRHSMGVNWEPWKGHLMSLDFTEMKIRPVGTTRKRRSLSSRTAPRK encoded by the exons ATGCTCAGGCTTTCAGAGGAGGGAATCACAGGGAACTGCTACG CCATGACCACTAGACTTCACTGGCTCACAAGAGCTCTATGCCTGATAAGCATACTGTGCACTGTCACTTCCACATATGTGACAGAAGATTATTCATCCCCCGCTGAGAAAGAAGTCACCTTCAGCCACGTCTATAAGATTGACCTGGCCAAGAGCCCTGAGTGTAAACTCGCCTTGCAGACCCCCCCTTCCCAACAGGACCAGTTTTCAGGCCTGCAAGAGCTGGAAGGGGGCGCTACTCTGGAGGGGGAAAACAACATAGTTTTCAGGCACCAAATCAACCTCAAGACCCCAAAGTGTGACTGTGATGAGTCGGAGAGCTTTACGTCTCTGCTGTACAGAGTCAACgggctggaggaggaggtggaacaCCTGAAGAGTCAGTGCTCCCAGGGCTGCTGTGGTGGAGCAGGAG GTGTGGACACTAGCTGTAGTGGCCACGGGACCTACCAGCACAACACCTGCAGTTGTCAATGCAACCCTAGCTGGGAGGGTCCAGACTGCTCCATTTCCACCTGTCCTGATGAGTGCAACGACAACGGCCGCTGTGTGGATGGCAAGTGTGTCTGCCACGCTGGCTACACGGGGAGTGACTGCAGCCAGCTGATGTGCCCAGGGGCCTGCAACGATAAGGGACACTGCGTGGACGGCAAGTGTGTTTGCTTCAGCCACTTCACTGGCGAGGACTGCAGCGAACAGAAATGCGATCCTGACTGCATCCACGGCACCTGCGTGAACGGAATGTGTATCTGTGACGAAGGCTTCTTTGGTGAAGACTGCTCTACAG TGTTGGGCCCTAACGGCCTGCGTCTGGTAAGGGTGACTGATAATTCTCTGCTGGTGGAATGGGAGGCTGTGAAAGCAGCAGAGTACTACATCCTGACCTGGCACCCTGAGGGCAATGAGGCAGAGCTGGAGCGGGTCACCGTGCCCAACACAGAGACCTCCTACCTGATCACAGGACTCAGCCCAGGTGTCACCTACATAGTGCAGGTGTACGCTGTCATCAAGGAGATCCAGAGCGAGGGGAACAGGATAGAGGCGACTACAG AGGTGTCTGGTATTGATGGTATCCGGGTATTGGGCCAGACTGAGGACTCTATCCAGGTGGACTGGCAGAACCCTGCATCACCTCTAGACCACTTCAGACTGACCTATGCTAACCCTGACGGGCAGGAGGAGGAGCAGAACGTACCAATGAGTGCAGAGGCCAGGACCACCCAAACCATCGTAG gACTGCAACCTGGCACTGAGTACCTCATCAGAGTGCAAGGCATCAAAGGGACCATCGAAGGGAAAGCCGCCTTCGCCACCGGGGTCACAG ATCTTGACGGTCCTACTAACCTCTTGACCAAAGAAGTGACAGAGGATACCGCTACCGTGGAATGGCAGAAGGTACAAGCAGAGATCGACGGCTACATGATCAGCTACAGCTCTGCTGAGGGCTCCAGCGGGGAGATCCCTGTTGGGGCAGACAGCACCTCCTACAGGCTGACTGGGCTGAGGCCTGGAGTCCTCTACACAGTCTACATTTGGGCTGTCAAGGGCTCCCGGGTCAGCAGGAAGAGCTCCACAGAAGCTGAGACAG AACTAGATTTTCCTACTAACCTGTTGACCAGAGAAGTGACAGAAGACACAGTGACAGTAACATGGGATAAAGTCCAGGCTGAAATTGACGGCTACATGATCAGCTACAGCTCTGCTGAGGGCTCCAGTGGGGAGATCCCTGTTGGGGCAGACAGCACCTCCTACAGGCTGACTGGGCTGAGGCCTGGAGTCCTCTACACAGTCTACATTTGGGCTGTCAAGGGCTCCCGGGTCAGCAGGAAGAGCTTCGTTGACGCTGAGACAG ATCTGGATGCTCCTACTAACCTCTTTACCAGAGAAGTGACAgaggacacagctgatgtgtgGTGGGACAGACCTTTAGCGGACATTGATGGCTACCTGATCAGCTACAGCTCTGCTGAGGGCTCCAGTGGGGAGATCCCTGTTGGGGCAGACAGCACCTCCTACAGGCTGACTGGGCTGAGGCCTGGAGTCCTCTACACAGTCTACATCTGGGCTGTCAAGGGCTCCCGGGTCAGCAGGAAGAGCTCCACACCAGCTGAGACAG AAATTGACGCACCAAAAAACTTGAAAGCATCGGATGTTAAACTGAATGTAGCTACCCTGACCTGGACTGCTCCCTTAGCCAGAATTGATGGCTACATCCTCACATTGAGAGCTGAGGATGGCAGTTTGAAG GCTGTGGAGAAGAATCTGATGGCAGGAGAGAGCAGCTTTGCCATGTCGGGCCTGGAGAAAGGAAAGAACTACATTGTTACCCTCCTTGCTTACAGAGGACCAAAGAGGAGCAGAGTGATAGAGATCACATTCAAAACAG TGGGTGTGTTGTACCCATTCCCCATGGACTGTACTCAGATTAAGAAGAATGGTAACGTAGCAAGTGGAATCTACACCGTTTACGTCAACAGTGAACGTACCAAGCCCATGGAGGTGTACTGTGACATGGACACTGATGGCGGTGGATGGGTG GTGTTCCAGAGACGCAACAATGGACAGATGGACTTCATGAAGCGCTGGAGACAGTACATGGCTGGTTTTGGGAACATGACTGATGAATTTTGGCTTG GTCTGGACAATATCTATGAGCTGACCAATACTCCCACGCAGTACGAGCTGCGAGTGGACCTTGGTGTGGGTTCAGAGAAGGCCTATGCTGTCTATGACAACTTCAAGATAGCCCCGGCTAAGCAGAAGTTCAAGCTGACCATCGGTGAATACAGTGGAACAGCAG GCGATGCCATGAACTACCATCAAGGTCGCCCCTTCTCCACTGTTGACAATGACAATGACATTGCTCTTGGTAACTGTGCCCTGACACATCGTGGTGCATGGTGGTACAAAAACTGTCACCTTGCCAACCTCAACGGCAAATTTGGAGACAACAGACACAGCATG GGTGTGAACTGGGAGCCATGGAAGGGTCACCTGATGTCTCTTGATTTCACTGAGATGAAGATTCGGCCTGTTGGCACTACCAGGAAGAGGAGGTCGCTTAGCAGCAGAACAGCTCCCAGAAAATAG
- the LOC129814116 gene encoding tenascin-N-like isoform X1: MSKVAYQFHQLLHLFSPLAMTTRLHWLTRALCLISILCTVTSTYVTEDYSSPAEKEVTFSHVYKIDLAKSPECKLALQTPPSQQDQFSGLQELEGGATLEGENNIVFRHQINLKTPKCDCDESESFTSLLYRVNGLEEEVEHLKSQCSQGCCGGAGGVDTSCSGHGTYQHNTCSCQCNPSWEGPDCSISTCPDECNDNGRCVDGKCVCHAGYTGSDCSQLMCPGACNDKGHCVDGKCVCFSHFTGEDCSEQKCDPDCIHGTCVNGMCICDEGFFGEDCSTVLGPNGLRLVRVTDNSLLVEWEAVKAAEYYILTWHPEGNEAELERVTVPNTETSYLITGLSPGVTYIVQVYAVIKEIQSEGNRIEATTEVSGIDGIRVLGQTEDSIQVDWQNPASPLDHFRLTYANPDGQEEEQNVPMSAEARTTQTIVGLQPGTEYLIRVQGIKGTIEGKAAFATGVTDLDGPTNLLTKEVTEDTATVEWQKVQAEIDGYMISYSSAEGSSGEIPVGADSTSYRLTGLRPGVLYTVYIWAVKGSRVSRKSSTEAETELDFPTNLLTREVTEDTVTVTWDKVQAEIDGYMISYSSAEGSSGEIPVGADSTSYRLTGLRPGVLYTVYIWAVKGSRVSRKSFVDAETDLDAPTNLFTREVTEDTADVWWDRPLADIDGYLISYSSAEGSSGEIPVGADSTSYRLTGLRPGVLYTVYIWAVKGSRVSRKSSTPAETEIDAPKNLKASDVKLNVATLTWTAPLARIDGYILTLRAEDGSLKAVEKNLMAGESSFAMSGLEKGKNYIVTLLAYRGPKRSRVIEITFKTVGVLYPFPMDCTQIKKNGNVASGIYTVYVNSERTKPMEVYCDMDTDGGGWVVFQRRNNGQMDFMKRWRQYMAGFGNMTDEFWLGLDNIYELTNTPTQYELRVDLGVGSEKAYAVYDNFKIAPAKQKFKLTIGEYSGTAGDAMNYHQGRPFSTVDNDNDIALGNCALTHRGAWWYKNCHLANLNGKFGDNRHSMGVNWEPWKGHLMSLDFTEMKIRPVGTTRKRRSLSSRTAPRK, encoded by the exons ATGTCAAAAGTTGCATATCAATTTCACCAATTATTGCACTTATTTTCCCCTCTAGCCATGACCACTAGACTTCACTGGCTCACAAGAGCTCTATGCCTGATAAGCATACTGTGCACTGTCACTTCCACATATGTGACAGAAGATTATTCATCCCCCGCTGAGAAAGAAGTCACCTTCAGCCACGTCTATAAGATTGACCTGGCCAAGAGCCCTGAGTGTAAACTCGCCTTGCAGACCCCCCCTTCCCAACAGGACCAGTTTTCAGGCCTGCAAGAGCTGGAAGGGGGCGCTACTCTGGAGGGGGAAAACAACATAGTTTTCAGGCACCAAATCAACCTCAAGACCCCAAAGTGTGACTGTGATGAGTCGGAGAGCTTTACGTCTCTGCTGTACAGAGTCAACgggctggaggaggaggtggaacaCCTGAAGAGTCAGTGCTCCCAGGGCTGCTGTGGTGGAGCAGGAG GTGTGGACACTAGCTGTAGTGGCCACGGGACCTACCAGCACAACACCTGCAGTTGTCAATGCAACCCTAGCTGGGAGGGTCCAGACTGCTCCATTTCCACCTGTCCTGATGAGTGCAACGACAACGGCCGCTGTGTGGATGGCAAGTGTGTCTGCCACGCTGGCTACACGGGGAGTGACTGCAGCCAGCTGATGTGCCCAGGGGCCTGCAACGATAAGGGACACTGCGTGGACGGCAAGTGTGTTTGCTTCAGCCACTTCACTGGCGAGGACTGCAGCGAACAGAAATGCGATCCTGACTGCATCCACGGCACCTGCGTGAACGGAATGTGTATCTGTGACGAAGGCTTCTTTGGTGAAGACTGCTCTACAG TGTTGGGCCCTAACGGCCTGCGTCTGGTAAGGGTGACTGATAATTCTCTGCTGGTGGAATGGGAGGCTGTGAAAGCAGCAGAGTACTACATCCTGACCTGGCACCCTGAGGGCAATGAGGCAGAGCTGGAGCGGGTCACCGTGCCCAACACAGAGACCTCCTACCTGATCACAGGACTCAGCCCAGGTGTCACCTACATAGTGCAGGTGTACGCTGTCATCAAGGAGATCCAGAGCGAGGGGAACAGGATAGAGGCGACTACAG AGGTGTCTGGTATTGATGGTATCCGGGTATTGGGCCAGACTGAGGACTCTATCCAGGTGGACTGGCAGAACCCTGCATCACCTCTAGACCACTTCAGACTGACCTATGCTAACCCTGACGGGCAGGAGGAGGAGCAGAACGTACCAATGAGTGCAGAGGCCAGGACCACCCAAACCATCGTAG gACTGCAACCTGGCACTGAGTACCTCATCAGAGTGCAAGGCATCAAAGGGACCATCGAAGGGAAAGCCGCCTTCGCCACCGGGGTCACAG ATCTTGACGGTCCTACTAACCTCTTGACCAAAGAAGTGACAGAGGATACCGCTACCGTGGAATGGCAGAAGGTACAAGCAGAGATCGACGGCTACATGATCAGCTACAGCTCTGCTGAGGGCTCCAGCGGGGAGATCCCTGTTGGGGCAGACAGCACCTCCTACAGGCTGACTGGGCTGAGGCCTGGAGTCCTCTACACAGTCTACATTTGGGCTGTCAAGGGCTCCCGGGTCAGCAGGAAGAGCTCCACAGAAGCTGAGACAG AACTAGATTTTCCTACTAACCTGTTGACCAGAGAAGTGACAGAAGACACAGTGACAGTAACATGGGATAAAGTCCAGGCTGAAATTGACGGCTACATGATCAGCTACAGCTCTGCTGAGGGCTCCAGTGGGGAGATCCCTGTTGGGGCAGACAGCACCTCCTACAGGCTGACTGGGCTGAGGCCTGGAGTCCTCTACACAGTCTACATTTGGGCTGTCAAGGGCTCCCGGGTCAGCAGGAAGAGCTTCGTTGACGCTGAGACAG ATCTGGATGCTCCTACTAACCTCTTTACCAGAGAAGTGACAgaggacacagctgatgtgtgGTGGGACAGACCTTTAGCGGACATTGATGGCTACCTGATCAGCTACAGCTCTGCTGAGGGCTCCAGTGGGGAGATCCCTGTTGGGGCAGACAGCACCTCCTACAGGCTGACTGGGCTGAGGCCTGGAGTCCTCTACACAGTCTACATCTGGGCTGTCAAGGGCTCCCGGGTCAGCAGGAAGAGCTCCACACCAGCTGAGACAG AAATTGACGCACCAAAAAACTTGAAAGCATCGGATGTTAAACTGAATGTAGCTACCCTGACCTGGACTGCTCCCTTAGCCAGAATTGATGGCTACATCCTCACATTGAGAGCTGAGGATGGCAGTTTGAAG GCTGTGGAGAAGAATCTGATGGCAGGAGAGAGCAGCTTTGCCATGTCGGGCCTGGAGAAAGGAAAGAACTACATTGTTACCCTCCTTGCTTACAGAGGACCAAAGAGGAGCAGAGTGATAGAGATCACATTCAAAACAG TGGGTGTGTTGTACCCATTCCCCATGGACTGTACTCAGATTAAGAAGAATGGTAACGTAGCAAGTGGAATCTACACCGTTTACGTCAACAGTGAACGTACCAAGCCCATGGAGGTGTACTGTGACATGGACACTGATGGCGGTGGATGGGTG GTGTTCCAGAGACGCAACAATGGACAGATGGACTTCATGAAGCGCTGGAGACAGTACATGGCTGGTTTTGGGAACATGACTGATGAATTTTGGCTTG GTCTGGACAATATCTATGAGCTGACCAATACTCCCACGCAGTACGAGCTGCGAGTGGACCTTGGTGTGGGTTCAGAGAAGGCCTATGCTGTCTATGACAACTTCAAGATAGCCCCGGCTAAGCAGAAGTTCAAGCTGACCATCGGTGAATACAGTGGAACAGCAG GCGATGCCATGAACTACCATCAAGGTCGCCCCTTCTCCACTGTTGACAATGACAATGACATTGCTCTTGGTAACTGTGCCCTGACACATCGTGGTGCATGGTGGTACAAAAACTGTCACCTTGCCAACCTCAACGGCAAATTTGGAGACAACAGACACAGCATG GGTGTGAACTGGGAGCCATGGAAGGGTCACCTGATGTCTCTTGATTTCACTGAGATGAAGATTCGGCCTGTTGGCACTACCAGGAAGAGGAGGTCGCTTAGCAGCAGAACAGCTCCCAGAAAATAG